A window from Chryseobacterium vaccae encodes these proteins:
- the metG gene encoding methionine--tRNA ligase — MSNRKMITAALPYANGPVHIGHLAGVYIPADVYARFQRRSGKEVAFICGSDEHGIPITIRAKKEGVTPQDIVDKYHEIIKKSFSDLGISFDEYSRTTSKKHYETSQDFFKVLYEKGKFTEEISEQYFDEQAGEFLADRYIVGTCPNCGNENAYGDQCEKCGSTLSPSELINPKSMLSGNIPVLKETKNWYLPLNEYEDFLNEWIIEGHKDDWKPNVYGQVKSWLNDGLKPRAMTRDLNWGVPVPLPNAEGKVLYVWFDAPIGYISFTQEWAEKNGKDWKDYWQSENSDLVHFIGKDNIVFHCIIFPSMMKAHGDYIMPKNVPAFEFLNLENDKISTSRNWAVWAHEYVEDFPGQQDVLRYALLSSAPETKDNNFTWKDFQTKNNSELVGIFGNFINRVAVLIHKYYDGVVPQGDINSPELQEINKAAREISGFLENYEFRNALSALMNLARFGNQYLQTEEPWKTIKDSPEKAAQSLFVGAQIAVALAQLCEPFMPFSSEKLLTMFNVEQVSWSDVENTSVLIETGHKINEASLLFSKIEDNVIEAQIQKLEQTKQNNKKTNPNANPMKEEITFDDFTKIDLRTATILEAEKVEKADKLLKLTVDTGVDVRTVVSGIAESFTPEEVIGKQVMILLNLAPRKIRGIESQGMLLLTTKPDGKLSFVTPDDSNVENGIEIG, encoded by the coding sequence ATGTCAAACAGGAAGATGATTACGGCAGCTTTGCCCTATGCAAACGGACCGGTTCATATAGGACATTTGGCAGGTGTATATATTCCTGCGGATGTCTACGCAAGATTTCAGAGAAGATCAGGAAAAGAGGTAGCGTTTATCTGCGGGTCGGATGAACACGGTATTCCTATTACCATCAGAGCCAAAAAAGAAGGAGTAACCCCTCAGGATATTGTAGACAAATATCATGAGATCATCAAAAAATCGTTTTCAGATCTTGGGATCTCATTTGATGAATATTCCAGAACAACGTCTAAAAAGCACTATGAAACCAGCCAAGATTTTTTCAAGGTGCTTTATGAAAAAGGCAAATTCACGGAAGAAATTTCTGAGCAGTATTTTGATGAGCAGGCAGGAGAATTCCTTGCAGACCGTTATATTGTAGGAACATGTCCGAACTGTGGTAATGAAAATGCCTATGGAGACCAGTGTGAAAAATGTGGTTCTACCCTTTCACCCTCAGAACTCATCAATCCGAAATCAATGTTAAGCGGAAACATCCCGGTTCTTAAAGAAACCAAGAACTGGTATCTTCCTTTAAATGAATATGAAGATTTCCTGAATGAATGGATTATTGAAGGCCACAAAGATGATTGGAAACCTAATGTTTACGGTCAGGTAAAATCATGGTTAAATGATGGTTTAAAGCCCCGTGCGATGACCAGAGACCTCAATTGGGGAGTTCCGGTACCGCTTCCGAATGCTGAAGGAAAAGTTCTTTATGTATGGTTTGATGCGCCTATCGGGTATATTTCATTCACCCAGGAATGGGCTGAAAAGAACGGAAAAGACTGGAAAGATTACTGGCAGAGTGAAAACAGTGACCTGGTTCACTTCATTGGAAAAGACAATATTGTTTTCCACTGCATCATCTTCCCTTCTATGATGAAGGCTCATGGTGATTACATTATGCCGAAAAATGTTCCTGCTTTTGAATTCTTAAATCTTGAGAACGATAAAATCTCCACATCAAGAAACTGGGCAGTATGGGCTCATGAATATGTAGAAGATTTCCCGGGACAGCAGGATGTGCTAAGGTATGCCCTTCTTTCATCAGCTCCTGAAACTAAAGATAATAACTTCACATGGAAAGATTTCCAGACGAAGAATAATTCTGAACTGGTAGGAATTTTCGGAAACTTTATTAACAGAGTTGCCGTTTTGATTCATAAATATTATGATGGAGTTGTTCCGCAAGGCGATATAAACAGTCCTGAATTACAGGAAATCAATAAAGCGGCCAGAGAGATTTCAGGATTCCTTGAAAACTATGAGTTCAGAAATGCATTATCTGCTTTAATGAATCTTGCCCGTTTTGGAAACCAGTACCTTCAGACTGAAGAACCATGGAAAACAATTAAGGATAGCCCTGAAAAGGCAGCACAATCTTTATTTGTCGGAGCACAAATCGCTGTTGCTTTGGCACAGTTATGTGAGCCGTTCATGCCTTTCAGCTCTGAAAAGCTATTAACGATGTTCAATGTTGAACAGGTTAGCTGGAGTGATGTTGAAAACACATCTGTTTTAATAGAAACTGGCCACAAAATTAACGAAGCTTCTCTTCTTTTCTCAAAAATTGAAGACAATGTGATTGAAGCCCAGATCCAAAAGCTGGAACAAACGAAACAAAACAATAAAAAGACCAACCCTAACGCGAATCCTATGAAAGAAGAAATCACATTTGATGATTTTACCAAAATTGATCTGAGAACAGCAACCATCCTTGAAGCTGAAAAAGTAGAAAAAGCAGACAAACTTTTAAAACTGACGGTAGATACAGGTGTGGATGTAAGAACGGTAGTTTCCGGGATCGCGGAAAGCTTTACTCCTGAAGAAGTAATCGGGAAACAGGTGATGATTCTTCTGAACCTTGCTCCGAGAAAAATCAGAGGAATTGAGTCTCAGGGAATGTTGTTACTGACGACCAAACCGGATGGAAAGTTATCTTTTGTAACACCGGATGACAGCAATGTAGAGAACGGTATTGAAATAGGATAA
- a CDS encoding SusC/RagA family TonB-linked outer membrane protein: MRNFTTVLKIAPAFLLASTIMHAQAQDSLPKEKKIEEVVLIGYGKQKKTDLTGSITALSSADFNKGAVTTAEGLINGRSSGLVITQSGTPGNEATIRIRGGSSLNASNDPLLVVDGLPLDGVSLSTINPNDIESFSILKDAASTAIYGSRGSNGVILITTKKGGKKLRVSLNAFTTVNTLAKKIKVYSGDEFRSIINQYVPEKSNLLGSANTDWQNEIFRTSVTSDINASVSGSLFGKVPARFSVDNMDNSGLLITSRYRRSTANIALSPSFFDDHLKFNITGTYSYTFQNKGNEDAIKNAMYFDPTKPVYDPNSPFGGYTEWTRYDMENGQQVLKSYGVSNPVSMLRNKSDVQNFKRFFGNINMDYKFHFLPDLRLIVNAGLDSKELDGHITTNKYSRNGYYSVKNVFGFYGEDSYTDESILNKNANIQLNYTKTFGKFNLEAMGGYEYQNYHKVSSASGNTLLYGLDPDNNFYNPDSKPDVNLQAFFGRLNLGFANKYLLTINYRKDGSSRFSKDNRWGDFGGVAAAWKISEENFLKGNSSISDLKLRASVGKTGQQDIGVYRYDYFKTYNVSSTLYYQFGNQFYEIAKANGYNQNLKWEESLKYNLGLDFGFLNNRIKGTLDFYLADTKDLLSIVPEGPLENLRIIGPKNIGKLQSKGIDLGLDVKAIRNENFTLNFNYNVSYNKVQIKELEVNGIDKGGVGLGGFVQTFREGYSPYAFWVYQQIYDGNGRPIEGAYVDRNGDGVITSADKYNYKKPQADVTMGLMTNATFGKNWDFSMGWRASIGNYVYDQISSDRAHLGNINNTVDNTINNAPVDFSSTHFLTANKMSDYYVKNGSFLKLDNVTLGYTFNKFIGNSSLRVYGAAQNVLIITKYKNLDPEVFNNGIDNSIYPRARMFTLGINANF; encoded by the coding sequence GTGAGAAATTTTACAACGGTATTAAAAATAGCGCCCGCTTTTTTATTGGCCAGTACAATAATGCACGCGCAGGCACAAGACTCTCTGCCTAAGGAGAAAAAAATTGAAGAAGTTGTATTGATCGGATATGGTAAGCAGAAGAAAACAGATTTGACAGGGTCTATAACAGCTTTGTCTTCTGCAGACTTCAATAAAGGAGCGGTAACTACAGCTGAAGGTCTTATTAACGGACGATCTTCAGGTTTGGTGATTACACAATCAGGAACTCCCGGAAATGAAGCTACCATAAGAATTAGGGGAGGATCATCCTTAAACGCAAGTAATGACCCATTGTTGGTTGTAGATGGCTTACCATTGGATGGAGTATCTTTATCAACAATTAACCCGAATGATATTGAATCATTTTCAATTCTGAAAGATGCTGCATCTACAGCTATCTATGGGTCCAGAGGATCTAATGGGGTAATTCTCATCACTACAAAAAAAGGTGGCAAAAAACTTAGGGTTTCATTAAATGCTTTTACAACAGTAAATACGCTGGCTAAAAAAATTAAAGTATATTCTGGAGATGAATTCAGAAGTATTATTAACCAGTATGTTCCTGAAAAATCTAACCTTTTAGGTTCTGCAAATACTGATTGGCAAAATGAGATTTTCAGAACATCCGTTACTTCGGATATTAATGCTTCAGTTTCAGGAAGTTTATTTGGTAAGGTCCCTGCCCGTTTTTCCGTAGATAATATGGATAATTCAGGATTATTAATAACTTCAAGGTATAGAAGGTCAACAGCAAACATTGCACTAAGTCCGAGCTTCTTTGATGATCATTTAAAGTTCAATATTACAGGAACATATTCTTATACTTTCCAGAATAAAGGAAATGAAGATGCCATAAAAAATGCAATGTATTTTGATCCTACAAAACCAGTATACGATCCAAATTCACCATTCGGAGGTTACACCGAATGGACCCGGTATGATATGGAGAATGGTCAACAGGTTCTTAAATCTTATGGAGTTTCCAACCCGGTGAGTATGCTTAGGAATAAAAGTGATGTTCAGAACTTCAAAAGATTTTTCGGAAATATCAATATGGATTATAAATTCCACTTCCTTCCCGATTTAAGATTGATTGTAAATGCGGGATTGGATAGTAAGGAACTGGATGGTCATATTACAACCAACAAATATTCCAGAAACGGATATTATTCTGTTAAGAATGTATTCGGGTTTTATGGGGAGGATTCTTACACTGATGAAAGTATTCTTAATAAAAATGCTAATATTCAGTTGAATTATACTAAGACTTTCGGGAAGTTTAATCTTGAAGCAATGGGCGGATATGAATACCAAAACTATCATAAAGTAAGTTCTGCATCAGGAAATACTTTATTATACGGATTGGATCCAGATAACAACTTTTATAATCCGGATTCTAAACCGGATGTAAATTTACAGGCTTTCTTTGGAAGATTAAACTTAGGATTTGCTAATAAATATTTGCTAACCATCAACTATAGAAAAGATGGATCTTCCCGATTCAGTAAAGATAACAGATGGGGTGATTTTGGTGGAGTAGCTGCAGCCTGGAAAATTTCAGAAGAAAATTTCTTAAAAGGAAACAGCTCTATTTCAGATTTAAAATTACGAGCCAGTGTAGGAAAAACAGGACAGCAGGATATTGGCGTCTACAGATATGATTATTTTAAAACATACAATGTCTCATCAACCCTTTACTATCAGTTCGGGAACCAGTTCTATGAAATTGCAAAAGCAAACGGATACAATCAAAACCTTAAATGGGAAGAAAGTTTGAAATATAACTTAGGATTAGATTTTGGATTTTTAAATAACAGAATTAAAGGTACCTTAGACTTTTATCTTGCAGATACAAAAGACCTGTTATCAATTGTTCCTGAGGGACCTTTGGAGAATTTAAGAATTATTGGACCTAAGAACATAGGTAAACTTCAATCTAAAGGAATAGATCTGGGATTAGATGTAAAAGCCATCAGAAATGAAAACTTTACATTGAACTTTAACTATAATGTATCATACAATAAAGTTCAGATCAAAGAACTTGAAGTTAATGGGATTGATAAAGGAGGAGTTGGTTTAGGAGGATTTGTTCAGACTTTCAGAGAAGGATATTCCCCATACGCTTTCTGGGTATACCAACAGATTTATGATGGTAACGGAAGGCCAATTGAAGGAGCTTATGTAGATAGAAATGGAGATGGAGTAATTACTTCTGCTGATAAGTATAACTATAAAAAACCACAGGCGGATGTAACAATGGGGCTAATGACTAATGCTACTTTCGGTAAGAACTGGGATTTCTCTATGGGATGGAGGGCCAGCATAGGAAACTATGTTTATGACCAGATTTCTTCGGATAGAGCTCATTTGGGTAACATCAATAATACGGTAGATAATACGATCAATAATGCTCCTGTTGATTTTAGTTCAACACACTTCCTGACAGCAAACAAAATGTCTGATTACTATGTTAAAAACGGTAGTTTCTTAAAACTTGATAACGTTACACTAGGGTATACATTCAATAAATTCATTGGAAATTCTTCTTTGAGAGTGTATGGAGCTGCACAGAATGTCCTTATTATTACCAAATACAAAAATTTAGATCCGGAGGTATTCAATAATGGAATTGATAATTCAATTTATCCGAGAGCAAGAATGTTCACTTTAGGTATTAATGCTAACTTTTAA
- a CDS encoding class I SAM-dependent methyltransferase — MKDLMGKAVWDYFHNEDPEDLQTETSISELDELPVAYLFRDFEVMNDIEQKALKLAEGKVLDIGAGAGSHALYLQNLRNLDVLALDISPKSIEVCKLRGIKKAVCENMVELSGETFDTILMLMNGTGIFESLAKIDTYLQKLHSLLNENGQILIDSTDILYMFDRDEDGGVYIPAEGYYGELGYTVHYKGESENPITWLYLDFNTLKNAAEHNGFRIEKVLKDEDSYLAKLTKN, encoded by the coding sequence ATGAAAGATTTAATGGGTAAAGCGGTCTGGGATTATTTTCATAATGAAGATCCCGAGGATCTGCAGACAGAAACATCAATTTCGGAACTGGATGAGCTCCCGGTAGCTTATCTTTTCAGGGATTTTGAGGTGATGAATGACATTGAGCAGAAAGCTTTGAAGCTGGCGGAAGGAAAAGTTCTGGATATTGGAGCTGGAGCAGGATCACACGCTCTTTATCTTCAGAATCTGAGAAACCTTGATGTGCTGGCATTGGATATTTCACCAAAATCTATTGAAGTTTGTAAACTGAGAGGTATAAAAAAAGCGGTTTGTGAAAATATGGTGGAGCTTTCCGGGGAAACATTTGATACAATTCTGATGCTGATGAACGGAACCGGAATTTTTGAAAGTCTCGCAAAAATTGACACGTATCTTCAGAAGCTCCATTCTCTACTGAATGAAAACGGGCAGATCCTGATTGACAGCACAGATATTCTTTATATGTTTGACCGTGATGAAGATGGCGGAGTATATATTCCGGCAGAAGGTTATTATGGCGAATTAGGATATACGGTTCATTACAAAGGAGAATCCGAAAACCCGATCACCTGGTTGTATCTTGATTTTAATACCCTTAAAAATGCTGCTGAGCATAATGGTTTTAGGATTGAAAAGGTATTGAAAGATGAAGATTCTTATCTGGCAAAGCTGACAAAAAATTAG
- a CDS encoding RagB/SusD family nutrient uptake outer membrane protein has protein sequence MKLNRIKIIKLRNIAIAGIFLFTTSSCLNDLNVEVNDDELYTSEQFYANPASYKQFLAKIYAGLAVTGQKAGNGESDLGAEDDGGPNEGFSQYLRAYWQLQELTTDEAIIAWGESDNPTIRDLNFNTWNADNVFNEAFFARIFFQIGLVNEYLRETTDEKLNSRGVADNLKAQIKTFRAEARFLRALSYYHAIDIYGKMPFATENDALLTKPVMQSRDFMFNYVINELNEIEGELPAPRMNEYGRADKAAVWMLKAKLYLNAKVYIGADKSTEALAEVEKVTGSTYKIAMIPYANLFKADNHINGAQDEIIFPIAFDGVKTRTYGGTTFLVHANCTNEVGATLGIDFGWQGYRVRQEFMQSVGNSDPRVMKVPGNNDPASITDYLKFDQGTKLIKFSNKTSTGSNGSDANFVDSDFPLFRMADAYLMYAELAVVNGKGNVGTALNYINALRTRAGAPTVQQSALTPDFILNERARELYWEGYRRQDLIRFGKFLSGYTWQWKGGGMNGSDLTNNKLLFPIPNKYLNLNSNLSQNPGY, from the coding sequence ATGAAACTTAACAGAATAAAAATAATAAAATTAAGAAATATAGCCATTGCGGGTATTTTTCTTTTTACTACCTCATCATGTTTAAATGATCTTAATGTTGAAGTTAATGATGATGAGCTATATACATCGGAGCAATTCTATGCTAACCCTGCATCTTACAAACAATTTCTTGCAAAAATATATGCTGGATTGGCTGTAACCGGACAAAAAGCGGGAAATGGAGAGTCAGACTTGGGAGCTGAAGATGATGGAGGTCCAAATGAAGGGTTTTCCCAATATTTAAGAGCATATTGGCAGCTGCAGGAATTAACGACGGATGAAGCAATTATTGCTTGGGGAGAAAGTGATAACCCAACAATCAGAGATCTTAACTTCAATACATGGAATGCTGATAATGTCTTTAATGAAGCCTTTTTTGCCAGAATCTTTTTTCAGATAGGATTAGTGAATGAATATTTAAGAGAAACTACTGATGAAAAGCTTAACTCAAGAGGAGTTGCAGATAATTTGAAAGCACAAATCAAAACCTTCAGAGCTGAAGCAAGATTTTTAAGAGCTTTATCCTATTATCATGCGATAGATATTTATGGGAAAATGCCTTTTGCTACAGAAAATGATGCATTGCTCACCAAGCCGGTTATGCAGTCAAGAGATTTCATGTTCAACTATGTAATTAATGAACTTAATGAAATTGAAGGAGAATTACCAGCTCCCCGAATGAATGAATATGGAAGAGCTGATAAAGCAGCAGTCTGGATGCTAAAAGCTAAGCTATATCTTAATGCAAAAGTTTACATAGGTGCAGATAAAAGTACAGAAGCATTAGCAGAAGTTGAAAAAGTAACCGGATCTACTTATAAAATTGCTATGATCCCATATGCTAACTTATTCAAAGCAGATAACCATATCAATGGGGCACAGGATGAAATTATTTTTCCTATAGCTTTTGATGGAGTTAAAACAAGAACCTATGGTGGAACTACTTTTCTTGTTCATGCAAACTGTACCAATGAAGTTGGCGCAACCCTGGGGATCGATTTTGGATGGCAGGGATATAGAGTAAGACAAGAGTTTATGCAGTCGGTAGGTAATAGTGACCCTAGAGTTATGAAGGTTCCTGGAAACAATGATCCAGCCTCTATTACAGATTATTTAAAATTTGATCAGGGGACAAAACTTATTAAATTTTCTAATAAAACCTCAACTGGATCCAACGGAAGTGATGCCAACTTTGTGGATTCCGACTTCCCGCTATTCAGAATGGCAGATGCTTATCTGATGTATGCGGAACTTGCTGTAGTAAATGGAAAAGGTAATGTAGGTACTGCATTAAATTATATTAATGCACTTAGAACAAGAGCTGGAGCTCCAACTGTTCAGCAATCTGCCTTGACACCGGATTTTATATTGAATGAAAGAGCAAGAGAATTATATTGGGAAGGCTACAGACGCCAGGACTTAATTCGATTTGGAAAATTCCTTTCAGGATATACATGGCAATGGAAAGGAGGAGGTATGAATGGGTCTGACTTAACAAATAATAAATTGCTTTTCCCAATACCAAATAAATATCTTAATCTAAATAGCAATTTATCTCAAAATCCTGGGTACTAA
- a CDS encoding TonB-dependent receptor, with translation MKKQYALIGLLASGMMFSQTVNDSIASKGIDDVVIVASRKPTKISDIPGTVWVVQKEKIQEQAKSGVPIKEMLSILIPSMDIGPQGRTNYGQNMRGRSALVMIDGVSLNSIRAISRQLDAIDPFNIERIEVLSGASSIYGGNATGGIINIITKAPSKNGISGETEVGVRTGFMGKDDHDFRAAQSIAGKGEKLFGRLGIAYQQNGGVYGADQNQVITDITQTDLQYNQSIDILATGGYKFNNKHKITASLQYYNSKFNGDRSLYLGQSLSAFTTKNASLLEMRDGFSSDKNVGTERFMGTLAYNANGILGGQDLYVQLAARGEKLGFYPFPGTVALQSGPIAYMSSSQQDTYYSGIKALLSKSWRTLNVTYGVDVDLEKFEGTQSVYDLAKTMSSGGLINETKYSLGRYPTNHSQSYAGYVQAKYDILPKLQINAGIRYQNIKVKVDDFVGSVQQTQVAMGYGNSASAIPGGESSYNVTLANAGLLYKFNEQHQAWGTFSQGVSLADPSKYYGIGTYKLVNNNWDVVSSINVKQQPLQAIKTNQFEVGYRMNKGGFRGQIAGFLSNSDKTVTVDRKTFQILVNDLKLRNMGIEAEVSYSMNNGVYFGASGLLIKSEVDNQGEWQKQEIYNASPSKLVTYIGYNVKNWSFRFQSLQNFKLTDDLKNEIDGYNTSDLMVGYRFPWGKFNLGIQNVFNTDYQTIWSKRSQVLYSTYGLPELFNYKGRGRTFNLSYTFNF, from the coding sequence ATGAAAAAGCAGTATGCGTTAATAGGATTATTAGCTTCGGGAATGATGTTTTCCCAGACCGTTAATGACTCTATAGCCTCTAAAGGTATTGATGATGTGGTGATTGTAGCCTCCCGAAAACCTACAAAAATCTCTGATATTCCGGGAACCGTTTGGGTGGTACAGAAAGAAAAAATTCAGGAGCAGGCCAAAAGCGGAGTTCCTATCAAAGAAATGCTTTCTATCCTGATTCCGAGTATGGATATTGGTCCTCAGGGAAGAACCAATTACGGACAGAATATGAGAGGACGCTCTGCGTTGGTTATGATAGACGGGGTTTCCCTGAACAGTATCCGCGCAATCAGCAGACAATTGGACGCTATTGACCCATTTAATATTGAAAGAATAGAAGTTCTTTCCGGAGCAAGCTCTATCTATGGAGGAAATGCTACAGGAGGAATTATCAATATCATCACCAAAGCTCCCTCTAAAAACGGAATTAGCGGAGAAACGGAAGTAGGGGTAAGAACCGGATTTATGGGGAAAGATGATCATGATTTCCGTGCGGCACAATCTATTGCAGGAAAAGGAGAGAAACTTTTCGGAAGGCTGGGAATCGCTTACCAGCAGAATGGAGGGGTGTACGGAGCAGACCAGAATCAGGTGATTACCGATATTACGCAAACCGATCTTCAGTATAACCAGTCCATTGATATTCTTGCTACAGGAGGTTATAAATTTAACAACAAGCATAAAATTACAGCGTCACTTCAGTATTATAATTCTAAATTTAATGGTGACAGAAGTCTTTATTTAGGACAGAGTCTGAGCGCTTTTACCACAAAAAATGCGTCCTTACTGGAAATGCGTGACGGTTTTTCATCAGACAAAAATGTAGGAACAGAACGTTTTATGGGAACCTTGGCTTATAATGCTAACGGTATTTTAGGTGGACAGGATCTTTATGTACAGCTGGCGGCAAGAGGAGAGAAGCTTGGGTTCTATCCTTTCCCGGGAACAGTAGCACTTCAAAGTGGGCCGATTGCCTATATGTCTTCTTCACAGCAGGATACGTATTATTCAGGGATCAAGGCATTATTGTCAAAATCCTGGAGAACCTTGAACGTAACGTATGGAGTAGATGTAGATCTGGAGAAATTCGAAGGAACACAATCTGTTTATGATCTGGCCAAAACCATGTCGAGCGGTGGTTTAATCAACGAAACAAAATACAGTCTGGGAAGATATCCTACCAATCATTCGCAGAGCTATGCAGGATATGTTCAGGCAAAATATGATATCCTTCCAAAACTTCAGATCAATGCGGGAATCCGTTACCAGAATATCAAAGTAAAAGTAGATGATTTCGTAGGTTCCGTACAGCAGACTCAGGTGGCTATGGGCTACGGAAATTCAGCATCTGCCATTCCGGGTGGTGAGAGTTCATATAATGTAACCCTGGCGAATGCAGGTCTGTTATATAAATTCAATGAGCAGCACCAGGCATGGGGAACATTTTCACAGGGAGTAAGCCTTGCAGACCCTTCCAAGTATTATGGAATCGGAACGTATAAACTGGTCAATAACAACTGGGACGTAGTTTCCAGTATCAATGTAAAGCAACAGCCTCTTCAGGCGATTAAAACCAATCAGTTTGAAGTAGGGTATCGTATGAACAAAGGCGGATTCAGAGGGCAGATCGCAGGTTTCCTGAGTAATTCTGATAAAACAGTGACGGTTGACAGAAAGACATTCCAGATCCTTGTTAATGATCTTAAGCTGAGAAATATGGGAATAGAAGCAGAAGTTTCCTATTCTATGAATAATGGAGTTTATTTCGGGGCCAGCGGCCTTTTAATCAAATCGGAAGTAGATAATCAGGGCGAATGGCAGAAGCAGGAAATTTATAATGCTTCCCCTTCAAAACTGGTCACTTATATAGGTTATAATGTTAAAAACTGGTCATTCAGATTCCAGTCGCTGCAAAACTTCAAGCTGACGGATGATCTGAAAAATGAAATTGACGGTTATAATACTTCAGACCTTATGGTAGGATACCGTTTCCCTTGGGGTAAATTCAATCTGGGAATCCAGAATGTATTCAATACAGATTATCAGACGATATGGAGCAAGCGTTCCCAGGTGTTGTATTCTACGTACGGACTTCCTGAGCTTTTTAATTATAAAGGAAGAGGAAGAACATTCAACCTTTCCTATACCTTTAATTTTTAG
- a CDS encoding siderophore-interacting protein, whose protein sequence is MNTNPVSVIIGNRILTFKISVMAKIQTGRIVVEMTRKEYITDHFIRVYLYSPDVHLFKNTTIGDNNKIAVPPAGLNEIHFPELDESRQWVYPPKEVAPAVRTYTHSGIDLEKNELIIDFVDHGDGGPASKWAREAEAGSKLGIMMRTEEKELCPKAEWYLLVGDATAIPVLSAILNTLPETAKGVCILEVHGKEDEQIIQTKADIEFIWLHNTEPHSSSQMADTVKSIAIPETTKFGYIATEFSSVKEIRTYLRKEKNWTAKELNAYSYWKAGVAENESEKDRHKEKDSMG, encoded by the coding sequence ATGAATACAAATCCGGTTTCTGTGATCATCGGAAACCGGATTTTAACTTTTAAAATTTCAGTTATGGCTAAAATTCAAACAGGTCGCATTGTTGTAGAAATGACCAGAAAAGAGTATATCACAGACCATTTTATCAGGGTTTATCTGTATTCTCCGGATGTCCATCTGTTTAAGAATACTACGATTGGTGATAACAATAAGATTGCTGTTCCGCCGGCTGGTTTAAACGAAATCCATTTCCCGGAACTGGATGAGAGCAGACAATGGGTCTATCCGCCTAAAGAAGTTGCTCCTGCAGTGAGAACCTACACCCACAGCGGAATTGATCTCGAGAAAAATGAGCTGATCATTGATTTTGTGGATCATGGCGACGGCGGCCCTGCATCGAAATGGGCCCGTGAGGCAGAAGCCGGCTCAAAGCTGGGAATCATGATGAGAACAGAAGAAAAAGAGCTCTGCCCCAAAGCGGAATGGTATCTTCTGGTGGGTGACGCAACAGCGATTCCTGTTCTGAGTGCTATTCTGAACACCCTGCCGGAAACAGCGAAAGGCGTCTGTATCCTTGAAGTTCACGGAAAAGAGGATGAGCAGATCATTCAGACAAAAGCCGATATTGAATTCATATGGTTACACAACACAGAACCTCATAGCAGCAGCCAGATGGCCGATACCGTAAAAAGTATTGCCATTCCTGAAACTACAAAGTTTGGATACATAGCCACGGAATTTTCAAGTGTTAAAGAAATCCGTACCTATCTCAGAAAAGAAAAAAACTGGACTGCAAAGGAACTGAATGCTTATTCTTACTGGAAAGCAGGCGTTGCAGAAAATGAATCAGAGAAAGACAGACATAAGGAGAAAGATTCAATGGGATAG